The Canis aureus isolate CA01 chromosome 9, VMU_Caureus_v.1.0, whole genome shotgun sequence genome has a segment encoding these proteins:
- the PLEKHG3 gene encoding pleckstrin homology domain-containing family G member 3 isoform X9, with product MPVSASLRQDGSQERPVSLTSTTSSSGSSRDSRGAMEEPSGPEASAENGAGSPRGRHPANGDSGPSGWLSVRGPLSPFSSRAPAAPALKLSYLGRVVREIVETERMYVQDLRSIVEDYLLKIIDTPGLLKPEQVSALFGNIENIYALNSQLLRDLDSCNSDPVAVASCFVERSQEFDIYTQYCNNYPNSVAALTECMRDKQQAKFFRDRQELLQHSLPLGSYLLKPVQRILKYHLLLQEIAKHFDEEEDGFEVVEDAIDTMTCVAWYINDMKRRHEHAVRLQEIQSLLINWKGPDLTIYGELVLEGTFRVHRVRNERTFFLFDKALLITKKRGDHFVYKGHIPCSSLMLIESTRDSLCFTVTHYKHSKQQYNIQAKTAEEKRSWTHHIKRLILENHHTTIPQKAKEAILEMDSYYPSRYRCSPERLKKAWSSQDEVSTHVRQGRRQSEPGQPLFLRATLPSRQRGFTESGLKGRRKSEPTRHLLRQLSEKAARAAGMKEKGRKESEGPKSRRRSSGRSPTSAEKRMSFESTSSLPEVEPVPDPEMEQEVFAAMEGPSIEEVPSDTESPEVLETQLDAHQDLLGLAPPGDMGDFVVVESTEDLKALSSEEEDEDVRAAQETESLLPPSVLDQASIIAERFVSSFSRRSSLALEDGKASGFGSPRLISRSSSVLSLEGSEKGPAWHGSTTDSLGSQLPPEVDATVGVAMESGPPVNGTEPPSPGCLAEPDRSSCKKKESTLSTRDRLLLDKIKSYYENAEHHDAGFSIRRRESLSYIPKGLVRNSVSRFNSLPRPDPEPMAPLGHKRPVGSRPPSWALFDLPGPSQASAGEPAPITDAEFRPSSEIVKIWEGMESAGESSRKGPGQGQANGFDLHEPLFILEEHELGAITEESATASPESASPTERPSPAHLARELKELVKELSSGVQGELVAPLHPRIVQLSHVMDGHVSERVKNKVYQLARQYSLRIKSKSVTARPPLQWGKVAPTVPCLQEEAGAPSGGTGKRKPVLPLLNHEQTAAQEHSPPRPGSPRLFAFSPTAASPKASSAPPRPSSRSPLSPFDAEPFSWPDVRELCSKYASHDEAFQAEGSRPRGPPVNRSRSVPENMVEPPPAGRVGRCCSVGARRGRPGPEAAQPQLPGMLPQSRPVEAEALYVTADLTLENNQRVIVLEKGPLPCPAAGLEERSGQGPSSPAATMRRGLDFQETGVSRSPEYWPKEDGPRDPADPGQQGRVRNLREKFQALNSIG from the exons ATGCCcgtctctgcctccctccgcCAGGACGGCAGCCAGGAGCGGCCGGTGAGCCTTACGTCGACCACATCCTCGTCGGGTTCCTCCCGTGACAGCCGCGGTGCCATGGAGGAGCCCAGCGGCCCCGAGGCCTCGGCCGAGAACGGGGCGGGCTCCCCGCGCGGCCGGCACCCCGCCAACGGCGACAGTGGCCCCAGCGGCTGGCTGAGCGTGAGGGGGCCGCTGTCCCCGTTCAGCAGCcgggcccctgcagccccagcgCTCAAGCTCAGCTACCTGGGCCGCGTGGTGCGGGAGATTGTGGAGACGGAGCGGATGTACGTGCAGGACCTGCGCAGCATCGTGGAG GACTACCTCTTGAAGATCATCGACACGCCTGGGCTGCTGAAGCCAGAACAAGTCAGCGCCCTCTTTGGGAACATAGAAAACATCTATGCACTGAACAG ccagctACTCCGAGACCTGGACAGCTGCAACAGTGACCCCGTGGCTGTGGCCAGCTGCTTCGTGGAAAGG AGTCAAGAGTTTGATATCTACACCCAGTATTGCAACAACTACCCTAA ctcaGTGGCCGCCCTGACTGAGTGCATGCGGGACAAACAACAGGCCAAGTTCTTTCGGGACCGGCAGGAGCTACTACAGCACTCTCTGCCCTTGGGCTCCTACTTGCTAAAGCCTGTCCAGCGCATCCTCAAGTACCACCTGCTGCTCCAG GAAATTGCCAAACATTTTGATGAAGAAGAGGACGGCTTCGAGGTGGTGGAAGATGCCATTGACACCATGACCTGTGTGGCCTGGTACATCAATGACATGAAGAGGAGGCATGAGCATGCAGTCCGGCTCCAG GAGATTCAGTCGCTGCTCATTAACTGGAAAGGGCCAGACCTGACCATCTATGGAGAACTCGTCCTAGAGGGCACGTTCCGAGTGCACCGTGTACGCAACGAGAGGACCTTCTTTCTATTTGACAAAGCGCTACTCATCACCAAGAAGCGAGGCGATCACTTTGTCTACAAGGGCCACATCCCG TGCTCCTCCCTGATGCTGATTGAAAGCACCAGAGACTCTCTGTGCTTCACTGTCACCCACTACAAGCACAGCAAGCAGCAGTACAACATCCAG GCCAAAACAGCGGAGGAGAAACGGAGCTGGACTCACCACATTAAGAGGCTTATCCTGGAGAACCACCACACCACCATCCCCCAGAAG gcCAAGGAAGCCATCTTGGAAATGGACTCCTACT ATCCCAGTCGGTACCGCTGCAGCCCGGAGCGCCTGAAGAAAGCTTGGTCCTCCCAGGACGAGGTGTCCACCCATGTGCGCCAGGGGCGCCGGCAGTCTG AGCCTGGTCAGCCCCTGTTCCTCCGGGCAACACTCCCCAGCAGGCAGCGAGGCTTCACGGAGTCAGGCCTTAAGGGCCGTAGGAAGTCGG AGCCAACCAGACACCTGCTCAGGCAACTCAGTGAGAAAG CAGCCAGAGCAGCAGGAATGAAG GAGAAGGGGCGCAAGGAGTCAGAAGGCCCCAAGAGCCGCAGAAGGTCCAGCGGCCGGTCTCCGACTAGTGCTGAGAAGCGCATGAGCTTCGAGTCCACCTCTTCCCTGCCAGAG GTTGAGCCAGTTCCTGACCCCGAGATGGAGCAGGAAGTATTTGCTGCCATGGAAGGTCCCAGCATCGAGGAGGTGCCCTCAGACACAGAGTCTCCAGAAGTCCTGGAAACACAGCTTGATGCCCACCAGGACCTGCTGGGGCTGGCCCCCCCAGGTGACATGGGGGACTTTGTGGTGGTGGAGAGCACCGAGGATCTTAAGGCTTTGAGcagtgaggaggaggatgaggatgtGAGGGCTGCACAGGAGACCGAGAGCCTCCTGCCGCCCTCTGTGCTGGACCAGGCCAGCATCATTGCAGAGCGGTTCGTCAGCAGCTTCTCCCGGCGGAGCAGCCTGGCGCTAGAGGACGGCAAGGCCAGTGGCTTTGGGAGCCCGAGGCTGATAAGCCGGAGCAGCAGTGTGCTCAGCCTAGAGGGCAGCGAGAAGGGCCCAGCCTGGCACGGTAGCACCACGGATTCCCTTGGCTCGCAGCTGCCCCCAGAGGTGGATGCCACTGTGGGCGTGGCCATGGAAAGTGGCCCTCCGGTCAACGGGACAGAGCCCCCAAGCCCAGGCTGTCTAGCAGAGCCCGACAGGTCTTCCTGCAAGAAGAAGGAATCGACACTCTCCACCCGAGACCGGCTATTGTTGGATAAAATCAAGAGCTACTATGAAAATGCAGAGCACCACGATGCGGGCTTTAGCATCCGACGCCGGGAGAGCCTCTCCTACATTCCTAAAGGGCTGGTGAGAAACTCTGTTTCAAGATTCAACAGCCTTCCCAGGCCAGACCCGGAGCCCATGGCTCCGCTGGGGCACAAGAGGCCAGTGGGCTCCCGGCCGCCTTCATGGGCTCTGTTTGACCTCCCAGGACCCAGCCAGGCGAGTGCTGGGGAGCCAGCTCCTATCACAGATGCTGAGTTCCGGCCGTCTTCAGAAATTGTAAAGATCTGGGAGGGGATGGAGTCTGCCGGGGAGAGCTCTAGGAAGGGGCCTGGCCAAGGCCAGGCCAATGGCTTCGACCTACACGAGCCGCTCTTCATCCTGGAGGAGCACGAGCTGGGGGCCATCACTGAGGAGTCGGCCACTGCTTCCCCTGAGAGTGCCTCCCCGACGGAGCGGCCCAGCCCGGCCCACCTGGCCCGGGAGCTGAAGGAGCTGGTCAAGGAGCTGAGCAGTGGGGTCCAGGGGGAGCTGGTGGCCCCGCTGCACCCCCGCATCGTACAGCTCTCCCATGTCATGGATGGCCACGTGAGTGAGCGAGTCAAGAATAAGGTCTACCAGCTGGCCCGCCAGTACAGCCTCCGGATCAAAAGCAAATCTGTGACGGCCAGGCCGCCCCTACAGTGGGGAAAGGTGGCTCCTACCGTTCCCTGCCTTCAGGAGGAGGCTGGAGCACCCTCGGGCGGCACAG GGAAGAGGAAGCCGGTGCTGCCCCTCCTCAACCACGAGCAGACGGCGGCCCAGGAGCACAGCCCGCCCAGGCCCGGCTCGCCTCGGCTTTTCGCCTTCAGCCCCACTGCTGCCAGCCCGAAGGCCAGCTCAGCGCCGCCCCGGCCCTCCTCTCGGAGCCCCCTCAGCCCCTTTGACGCCGAGCCCTTCAGCTGGCCCGATGTCCGAGAGCTCTGCTCCAAGTACGCCTCCCACGACGAGGCCTTCCAGGCTGAGGGCAGCCGGCCCCGCGGCCCGCCCGTCAACCGGAGCCGCTCGGTGCCCGAGAACATGGTGGAGCCGCCTCCGGCGGGCAGGGTGGGCCGCTGCTGCAGTGTGGGCGCCAGGAGGGGCCGGCCGGGCCCGGAGGCCGCCCAGCCCCAGCTGCCCGGGATGCTGCCCCAAAGCAGGCCGGTGGAAGCCGAAGCCCTGTATGTCACCGCAGACCTCACCCTGGAGAACAACCAGCGGGTGATCGTCCTGGAGAaggggcccctgccctgccccgctgCGGGGCTGGAGGAGCGCAGTGGGCAGGGACCAAGCTCACCAGCAGCCACAATGAGACGGGGCCTGGATTTCCAGGAGACTGGAGTTTCCAGGAGCCCGGAGTATTGGCCAAAGGAAGACGGTCCCAGGGACCCGGCGGACCCAGGCCAGCAGGGCAGAGTGAGAAACTTGAGGGAGAAGTTCCAGGCCTTGAACTCCATAGGATGA
- the PLEKHG3 gene encoding pleckstrin homology domain-containing family G member 3 isoform X7: MPVSASLRQDGSQERPVSLTSTTSSSGSSRDSRGAMEEPSGPEASAENGAGSPRGRHPANGDSGPSGWLSVRGPLSPFSSRAPAAPALKLSYLGRVVREIVETERMYVQDLRSIVEDYLLKIIDTPGLLKPEQVSALFGNIENIYALNSQLLRDLDSCNSDPVAVASCFVERSQEFDIYTQYCNNYPNSVAALTECMRDKQQAKFFRDRQELLQHSLPLGSYLLKPVQRILKYHLLLQEIAKHFDEEEDGFEVVEDAIDTMTCVAWYINDMKRRHEHAVRLQEIQSLLINWKGPDLTIYGELVLEGTFRVHRVRNERTFFLFDKALLITKKRGDHFVYKGHIPCSSLMLIESTRDSLCFTVTHYKHSKQQYNIQAKTAEEKRSWTHHIKRLILENHHTTIPQKAKEAILEMDSYYPSRYRCSPERLKKAWSSQDEVSTHVRQGRRQSEPTRHLLRQLSEKARAAGMKHAGSTGALLDFGQPPCAQGVQPETEGAAQEEQEEEEEEEEEEEEEEEEEEEVVVEEEEEKAFQVSLEDLAGPEGSEKGARLEPPGSEEEEEEEESLAVAEQVADFASSLLAALHCWHYRANALLFSRGAMEKGRKESEGPKSRRRSSGRSPTSAEKRMSFESTSSLPEVEPVPDPEMEQEVFAAMEGPSIEEVPSDTESPEVLETQLDAHQDLLGLAPPGDMGDFVVVESTEDLKALSSEEEDEDVRAAQETESLLPPSVLDQASIIAERFVSSFSRRSSLALEDGKASGFGSPRLISRSSSVLSLEGSEKGPAWHGSTTDSLGSQLPPEVDATVGVAMESGPPVNGTEPPSPGCLAEPDRSSCKKKESTLSTRDRLLLDKIKSYYENAEHHDAGFSIRRRESLSYIPKGLVRNSVSRFNSLPRPDPEPMAPLGHKRPVGSRPPSWALFDLPGPSQASAGEPAPITDAEFRPSSEIVKIWEGMESAGESSRKGPGQGQANGFDLHEPLFILEEHELGAITEESATASPESASPTERPSPAHLARELKELVKELSSGVQGELVAPLHPRIVQLSHVMDGHVSERVKNKVYQLARQYSLRIKSKSVTARPPLQWGKVAPTVPCLQEEAGAPSGGTGKRKPVLPLLNHEQTAAQEHSPPRPGSPRLFAFSPTAASPKASSAPPRPSSRSPLSPFDAEPFSWPDVRELCSKYASHDEAFQAEGSRPRGPPVNRSRSVPENMVEPPPAGRVGRCCSVGARRGRPGPEAAQPQLPGMLPQSRPVEAEALYVTADLTLENNQRVIVLEKGPLPCPAAGLEERSGQGPSSPAATMRRGLDFQETGVSRSPEYWPKEDGPRDPADPGQQGRVRNLREKFQALNSIG, from the exons ATGCCcgtctctgcctccctccgcCAGGACGGCAGCCAGGAGCGGCCGGTGAGCCTTACGTCGACCACATCCTCGTCGGGTTCCTCCCGTGACAGCCGCGGTGCCATGGAGGAGCCCAGCGGCCCCGAGGCCTCGGCCGAGAACGGGGCGGGCTCCCCGCGCGGCCGGCACCCCGCCAACGGCGACAGTGGCCCCAGCGGCTGGCTGAGCGTGAGGGGGCCGCTGTCCCCGTTCAGCAGCcgggcccctgcagccccagcgCTCAAGCTCAGCTACCTGGGCCGCGTGGTGCGGGAGATTGTGGAGACGGAGCGGATGTACGTGCAGGACCTGCGCAGCATCGTGGAG GACTACCTCTTGAAGATCATCGACACGCCTGGGCTGCTGAAGCCAGAACAAGTCAGCGCCCTCTTTGGGAACATAGAAAACATCTATGCACTGAACAG ccagctACTCCGAGACCTGGACAGCTGCAACAGTGACCCCGTGGCTGTGGCCAGCTGCTTCGTGGAAAGG AGTCAAGAGTTTGATATCTACACCCAGTATTGCAACAACTACCCTAA ctcaGTGGCCGCCCTGACTGAGTGCATGCGGGACAAACAACAGGCCAAGTTCTTTCGGGACCGGCAGGAGCTACTACAGCACTCTCTGCCCTTGGGCTCCTACTTGCTAAAGCCTGTCCAGCGCATCCTCAAGTACCACCTGCTGCTCCAG GAAATTGCCAAACATTTTGATGAAGAAGAGGACGGCTTCGAGGTGGTGGAAGATGCCATTGACACCATGACCTGTGTGGCCTGGTACATCAATGACATGAAGAGGAGGCATGAGCATGCAGTCCGGCTCCAG GAGATTCAGTCGCTGCTCATTAACTGGAAAGGGCCAGACCTGACCATCTATGGAGAACTCGTCCTAGAGGGCACGTTCCGAGTGCACCGTGTACGCAACGAGAGGACCTTCTTTCTATTTGACAAAGCGCTACTCATCACCAAGAAGCGAGGCGATCACTTTGTCTACAAGGGCCACATCCCG TGCTCCTCCCTGATGCTGATTGAAAGCACCAGAGACTCTCTGTGCTTCACTGTCACCCACTACAAGCACAGCAAGCAGCAGTACAACATCCAG GCCAAAACAGCGGAGGAGAAACGGAGCTGGACTCACCACATTAAGAGGCTTATCCTGGAGAACCACCACACCACCATCCCCCAGAAG gcCAAGGAAGCCATCTTGGAAATGGACTCCTACT ATCCCAGTCGGTACCGCTGCAGCCCGGAGCGCCTGAAGAAAGCTTGGTCCTCCCAGGACGAGGTGTCCACCCATGTGCGCCAGGGGCGCCGGCAGTCTG AGCCAACCAGACACCTGCTCAGGCAACTCAGTGAGAAAG CCAGAGCAGCAGGAATGAAG CATGCAGGCAGTACCGGCGCTCTCCTGGACTTTGGGCAGCCTCCTTGTGCTCAGGGCGTGCAGCCAGAGACCGAAGGGGCTGCCCaggaggaacaggaggaggaggaggaggaggaggaggaggaagaggaggaggaggaggaggaggaggaggtggtggtggaggaggaggaggagaaggcctTTCAGGTGTCTCTGGAGGACTTGGCAGGGCCTGAAGGCAGCGAGAAGGGGGCCAGACTGGAGCCCCCAGgctcggaggaggaggaggaggaggaggagagcctgGCAGTGGCGGAGCAGGTAGCCGACTTTGCCAGCTCCCTGCTGGCCGCCCTCCACTGCTGGCACTATCGGGCCAACGCTTTACTTTTCTCCCGGGGCGCTATG GAGAAGGGGCGCAAGGAGTCAGAAGGCCCCAAGAGCCGCAGAAGGTCCAGCGGCCGGTCTCCGACTAGTGCTGAGAAGCGCATGAGCTTCGAGTCCACCTCTTCCCTGCCAGAG GTTGAGCCAGTTCCTGACCCCGAGATGGAGCAGGAAGTATTTGCTGCCATGGAAGGTCCCAGCATCGAGGAGGTGCCCTCAGACACAGAGTCTCCAGAAGTCCTGGAAACACAGCTTGATGCCCACCAGGACCTGCTGGGGCTGGCCCCCCCAGGTGACATGGGGGACTTTGTGGTGGTGGAGAGCACCGAGGATCTTAAGGCTTTGAGcagtgaggaggaggatgaggatgtGAGGGCTGCACAGGAGACCGAGAGCCTCCTGCCGCCCTCTGTGCTGGACCAGGCCAGCATCATTGCAGAGCGGTTCGTCAGCAGCTTCTCCCGGCGGAGCAGCCTGGCGCTAGAGGACGGCAAGGCCAGTGGCTTTGGGAGCCCGAGGCTGATAAGCCGGAGCAGCAGTGTGCTCAGCCTAGAGGGCAGCGAGAAGGGCCCAGCCTGGCACGGTAGCACCACGGATTCCCTTGGCTCGCAGCTGCCCCCAGAGGTGGATGCCACTGTGGGCGTGGCCATGGAAAGTGGCCCTCCGGTCAACGGGACAGAGCCCCCAAGCCCAGGCTGTCTAGCAGAGCCCGACAGGTCTTCCTGCAAGAAGAAGGAATCGACACTCTCCACCCGAGACCGGCTATTGTTGGATAAAATCAAGAGCTACTATGAAAATGCAGAGCACCACGATGCGGGCTTTAGCATCCGACGCCGGGAGAGCCTCTCCTACATTCCTAAAGGGCTGGTGAGAAACTCTGTTTCAAGATTCAACAGCCTTCCCAGGCCAGACCCGGAGCCCATGGCTCCGCTGGGGCACAAGAGGCCAGTGGGCTCCCGGCCGCCTTCATGGGCTCTGTTTGACCTCCCAGGACCCAGCCAGGCGAGTGCTGGGGAGCCAGCTCCTATCACAGATGCTGAGTTCCGGCCGTCTTCAGAAATTGTAAAGATCTGGGAGGGGATGGAGTCTGCCGGGGAGAGCTCTAGGAAGGGGCCTGGCCAAGGCCAGGCCAATGGCTTCGACCTACACGAGCCGCTCTTCATCCTGGAGGAGCACGAGCTGGGGGCCATCACTGAGGAGTCGGCCACTGCTTCCCCTGAGAGTGCCTCCCCGACGGAGCGGCCCAGCCCGGCCCACCTGGCCCGGGAGCTGAAGGAGCTGGTCAAGGAGCTGAGCAGTGGGGTCCAGGGGGAGCTGGTGGCCCCGCTGCACCCCCGCATCGTACAGCTCTCCCATGTCATGGATGGCCACGTGAGTGAGCGAGTCAAGAATAAGGTCTACCAGCTGGCCCGCCAGTACAGCCTCCGGATCAAAAGCAAATCTGTGACGGCCAGGCCGCCCCTACAGTGGGGAAAGGTGGCTCCTACCGTTCCCTGCCTTCAGGAGGAGGCTGGAGCACCCTCGGGCGGCACAG GGAAGAGGAAGCCGGTGCTGCCCCTCCTCAACCACGAGCAGACGGCGGCCCAGGAGCACAGCCCGCCCAGGCCCGGCTCGCCTCGGCTTTTCGCCTTCAGCCCCACTGCTGCCAGCCCGAAGGCCAGCTCAGCGCCGCCCCGGCCCTCCTCTCGGAGCCCCCTCAGCCCCTTTGACGCCGAGCCCTTCAGCTGGCCCGATGTCCGAGAGCTCTGCTCCAAGTACGCCTCCCACGACGAGGCCTTCCAGGCTGAGGGCAGCCGGCCCCGCGGCCCGCCCGTCAACCGGAGCCGCTCGGTGCCCGAGAACATGGTGGAGCCGCCTCCGGCGGGCAGGGTGGGCCGCTGCTGCAGTGTGGGCGCCAGGAGGGGCCGGCCGGGCCCGGAGGCCGCCCAGCCCCAGCTGCCCGGGATGCTGCCCCAAAGCAGGCCGGTGGAAGCCGAAGCCCTGTATGTCACCGCAGACCTCACCCTGGAGAACAACCAGCGGGTGATCGTCCTGGAGAaggggcccctgccctgccccgctgCGGGGCTGGAGGAGCGCAGTGGGCAGGGACCAAGCTCACCAGCAGCCACAATGAGACGGGGCCTGGATTTCCAGGAGACTGGAGTTTCCAGGAGCCCGGAGTATTGGCCAAAGGAAGACGGTCCCAGGGACCCGGCGGACCCAGGCCAGCAGGGCAGAGTGAGAAACTTGAGGGAGAAGTTCCAGGCCTTGAACTCCATAGGATGA